Genomic window (Candidatus Komeilibacteria bacterium CG_4_10_14_0_2_um_filter_37_10):
GGCGACAATTAGTTTATCTAGGCCAGTTGCCCGAATGCCAGCAGCCGCTAAATATTCTTTAACTTCGTTAGTAGGTAAGTCTGACAGATCAGCCTCTAACTTAGCGCAGATATTAATGCTGTTTTTCGTTTCTGGCACGATAGCCAACTCTTGTTCGTCAACATTGTTAACGTAGAGGAGTGGTTTGAGTGTTAGTAAACTCAGGTCGCGTAATAGTTTGCGTTCTTCTTCATTCAATTCAGCCCGTCGTGCCGGTTGCCCCTGTGAGAGTAATTGATAAACTTTATCCAGAGCTTCGGCGGTTTTTTGTAATTGATCGTTTTTATTGCCCTTCATTTCGGATTCCATTCTTTGTTTTCTTTTTTCTACTGTCTCTAAATCAGCGAGGGCTAAT
Coding sequences:
- a CDS encoding redox-regulated ATPase YchF, translated to LALADLETVEKRKQRMESEMKGNKNDQLQKTAEALDKVYQLLSQGQPARRAELNEEERKLLRDLSLLTLKPLLYVNNVDEQELAIVPETKNSINICAKLEADLSDLPTNEVKEYLAAAGIRATGLDKLIVAGYDLLNLITFLTTGPKETKAWTIKKGSCAPAAAGVIHTDFEKGFIRAEVISYQDFITADGELGAKEKGLLRVEGKDYVMQDGDVCHFRFSV